A portion of the Micromonospora vinacea genome contains these proteins:
- a CDS encoding FAD-dependent oxidoreductase — MTARVVIVGNGMAGARLAGELHAREGDRKVTVLGAEPHRAYNRILLSTLLAGRIDEPDVELTEAAGHGVDLRSGVPVVAVDRSAREVRTDDGERIGYDHLVLATGARAVVPTLPGLDPANLPERVVPFRTLDDCRRILAAADGARSALVLGGGLLGLEAARGLATRGLATTVVHPREHLMERQLDPAAGAVLAGTLAGFGVTVQLGVSATGVAADASGVRLDLADGRSLRADLLVLSCGVRPDTALAQAAGLTVRRGVVVDDRLRTTDRSISAIGDCAEHDGVLTGLVAPAWAQAQVLADVLTGTDPLARYRPRPVVTRLKAAGIDLASMGDAASGGPGEELTFADPTRGTYARLRIRDERLIGAILLGDNPAVGTVIQLFDRGQPVPSDRRALLLGRALGAVGATPAASPALMPDAATVCQCNTVSKGALVRSWRSGARTVDAVVAATRAGTGCGGCRDAVSGIVDWLSQAESVEVTR; from the coding sequence ATGACCGCCCGGGTGGTCATCGTCGGCAACGGGATGGCGGGCGCGCGCCTCGCCGGCGAGCTGCACGCCCGGGAGGGAGACCGGAAGGTCACAGTGCTCGGGGCCGAGCCGCACCGCGCGTACAACCGGATCCTGCTCTCCACCCTGCTGGCCGGCCGGATCGACGAGCCGGACGTGGAGCTGACCGAAGCCGCCGGGCACGGCGTCGACCTGCGCAGCGGCGTACCGGTGGTCGCCGTCGACCGGTCCGCCCGGGAGGTCCGTACCGACGACGGCGAACGAATCGGGTACGACCACCTGGTGCTGGCCACCGGCGCGCGGGCGGTGGTGCCGACGCTTCCCGGCCTCGACCCGGCGAACCTGCCGGAGCGGGTGGTCCCCTTCCGGACCCTTGACGACTGCCGGCGGATCCTCGCCGCCGCGGACGGCGCCCGCAGCGCGCTGGTCCTCGGCGGCGGGCTGCTCGGTCTGGAGGCCGCGCGGGGGCTGGCCACCCGGGGGCTGGCCACCACAGTGGTGCACCCGAGAGAGCACCTGATGGAACGGCAACTGGACCCGGCGGCCGGCGCGGTGCTCGCGGGCACGCTCGCCGGTTTCGGCGTCACCGTCCAACTGGGGGTGTCGGCGACCGGCGTGGCCGCGGACGCCAGTGGTGTCCGCCTCGACCTGGCCGACGGCCGATCGCTCCGCGCCGATCTGCTGGTGCTCTCCTGCGGCGTACGCCCGGACACCGCCCTCGCGCAGGCCGCCGGCCTGACGGTGCGGCGCGGCGTGGTGGTGGACGACAGGCTCCGCACCACCGACCGGTCCATCTCGGCGATCGGCGACTGCGCCGAGCACGACGGCGTGCTCACCGGGCTGGTCGCGCCCGCCTGGGCCCAGGCCCAGGTGCTCGCCGACGTGCTGACCGGGACGGACCCACTGGCCCGGTACCGGCCCCGGCCGGTGGTGACCCGGCTGAAGGCCGCCGGCATCGACCTGGCGTCGATGGGTGACGCGGCAAGTGGCGGGCCGGGCGAGGAGCTGACCTTCGCCGACCCGACCCGGGGCACGTACGCCCGGTTGCGGATCCGGGACGAGCGGTTGATCGGCGCGATCCTGCTCGGCGACAACCCGGCGGTCGGCACTGTGATCCAACTCTTCGACCGTGGTCAGCCGGTGCCGAGTGACCGGCGGGCGCTGCTGCTCGGCCGGGCACTCGGCGCGGTCGGCGCGACCCCGGCCGCCTCACCGGCGCTGATGCCGGACGCGGCCACTGTCTGTCAGTGCAACACGGTGAGCAAGGGCGCACTGGTCAGAAGCTGGCGCTCCGGCGCCCGGACTGTCGATGCGGTGGTGGCCGCGACCCGGGCCGGCACCGGATGCGGCGGATGCCGGGACGCGGTGAGCGGCATCGTCGACTGGCTGAGCCAGGCGGAATCGGTGGAGGTGACGCGATGA
- the nirB gene encoding nitrite reductase large subunit NirB produces MSGGDLIVIGNGMVGQRFVDALHARDPQGSWRVTVLAEEGRPAYDRVRLSAYFDGVSESELNLHTPHDGVRLRLGEPATAVDRDRQVVTTAVGEYRYDALVFATGSYAFVPPVAGTELPGVFVYRTLDDLAAIREYARGRRAGAVIGGGLLGLEAANALRLLGLSTDVVEFAPRLMPVQVDQAGGAMLRRYVDELGVRTHLGVATTAIRQGPDGGVAALELSDGTALDAELVVVAAGIRPRDQLARDAGLPLGPRGGVLVDETCRTADERIWAVGECAAVDGTCHGLVAPGYATAEVVADRLVGGAATFPGADTATKLKLLGVDVASFGDAHGTTEGCLDVTFTDPATRVYAKLVLSDDAHTLLGGVLVGDASAYPTLRASVGGPLPAAPLALLAPDGGGADAGALPATAQVCSCNAVTRGDVDAAIADGCADVPALKACTRAGTSCGSCVPMLKQLLDAAGVAQSSALCEHFDVSRRELFEIVRVRGIRTFSRLVAEHGRGRGCDICKPVVASILASLGGGHVLDGEQASLQDTNDHFLANLQRDGSYSVVPRIPGGEITPEKLIVIGEVARDFQLYTKITGGQRIDLFGARVEQLPQIWRRLVDAGFESGHAYGKALRTVKSCVGETWCRYGVQDSVGLAVALELRYRGLRAPHKLKSAVSGCARECAEARSKDFGIIATETGWNLYVGGNGGFRPRHADLFATDLSTDALIRLIDRFLIYYIRTADRLQRTAGWIEAMDGGLDHLRSVIVDDSLGLCEDLDAAMARHVSSYSDEWRDVLDDPDRLRRYTSFVNAPDVPDPSITFTRERGQPVPVRDQSPTGSEPTNGHRRQPVTLGLPEVRR; encoded by the coding sequence ATGAGCGGCGGCGATCTGATCGTCATCGGCAACGGCATGGTCGGGCAGCGTTTCGTGGACGCGTTGCACGCCCGCGACCCACAGGGCAGCTGGCGGGTGACGGTGCTGGCCGAGGAGGGGCGTCCGGCGTACGACCGGGTGCGGCTCTCGGCGTACTTCGACGGGGTGAGTGAGAGCGAACTCAACCTGCACACCCCGCACGACGGGGTGCGGCTGCGACTCGGCGAGCCGGCCACCGCCGTCGACCGGGACCGGCAGGTGGTGACCACCGCGGTCGGCGAATACCGCTACGACGCGCTGGTGTTCGCCACCGGGTCGTACGCCTTCGTGCCGCCGGTGGCCGGTACGGAGCTGCCCGGGGTCTTCGTCTACCGGACCCTGGACGACCTGGCGGCGATCCGGGAGTACGCACGGGGCCGGCGGGCCGGGGCGGTGATCGGTGGTGGGCTGCTCGGTCTGGAGGCCGCCAATGCCCTGCGACTGCTCGGCCTGAGCACCGACGTTGTCGAGTTCGCGCCCCGGTTGATGCCGGTGCAGGTGGACCAGGCCGGCGGCGCGATGCTCCGCCGCTACGTCGACGAGTTGGGCGTACGGACCCACCTCGGGGTGGCGACCACAGCGATCCGTCAGGGCCCGGACGGCGGCGTCGCGGCCCTGGAACTCTCCGACGGCACCGCCCTCGACGCCGAGCTGGTGGTGGTGGCCGCCGGCATCCGGCCCCGGGACCAGTTGGCCCGGGACGCGGGCCTGCCGTTGGGTCCGCGCGGCGGGGTGCTCGTCGACGAGACCTGCCGCACCGCCGACGAGCGGATCTGGGCCGTCGGCGAGTGCGCCGCGGTCGACGGCACCTGCCACGGTCTGGTCGCACCGGGGTACGCGACGGCCGAGGTGGTGGCCGATCGGCTGGTCGGCGGCGCGGCGACCTTCCCGGGCGCGGACACCGCCACCAAACTCAAGCTGCTCGGCGTCGACGTGGCATCGTTCGGCGACGCCCACGGCACGACCGAGGGCTGCCTGGACGTCACGTTCACCGACCCGGCCACCAGGGTCTACGCGAAGCTGGTCCTCTCCGACGACGCACACACACTGCTCGGTGGGGTGCTGGTCGGTGACGCCAGCGCCTACCCGACGCTGCGCGCCAGTGTGGGCGGCCCGCTGCCGGCCGCGCCGCTGGCGCTGCTCGCCCCCGACGGCGGCGGCGCGGACGCCGGGGCGCTGCCCGCCACCGCGCAGGTCTGCTCCTGCAACGCGGTGACCCGGGGCGACGTGGACGCCGCCATCGCCGACGGGTGCGCGGACGTGCCGGCGTTGAAGGCGTGCACCCGGGCCGGCACCAGCTGCGGCTCCTGCGTGCCGATGCTGAAGCAGCTCCTGGACGCGGCAGGGGTGGCGCAGTCCAGCGCGCTCTGCGAGCACTTCGACGTCAGCCGGCGGGAGCTGTTCGAGATCGTCCGCGTCCGCGGCATCCGCACCTTCTCCCGGCTGGTCGCCGAGCACGGTCGGGGCCGCGGCTGCGACATCTGCAAGCCGGTGGTGGCGTCCATCCTCGCCTCGCTGGGCGGCGGGCACGTGCTCGACGGCGAACAGGCGTCGTTGCAGGACACCAACGACCACTTCCTGGCAAACCTGCAACGCGACGGCAGCTACTCGGTGGTGCCCCGGATCCCCGGCGGCGAGATCACCCCGGAGAAGCTGATCGTGATCGGCGAGGTCGCCCGGGACTTCCAGCTCTACACGAAGATCACCGGAGGGCAGCGGATCGACCTGTTCGGGGCACGGGTGGAGCAGCTGCCGCAGATCTGGCGGCGGCTGGTCGACGCTGGCTTCGAGTCCGGTCACGCGTACGGCAAGGCGTTGCGCACTGTGAAGTCGTGCGTGGGCGAGACCTGGTGCCGGTACGGGGTGCAGGACTCGGTGGGGCTGGCCGTCGCGCTGGAGCTGCGCTATCGCGGGTTGCGGGCGCCGCACAAGCTCAAGTCGGCGGTCTCCGGTTGCGCCCGGGAGTGCGCGGAGGCGCGCAGCAAGGACTTCGGCATCATCGCCACCGAGACCGGCTGGAACCTCTACGTCGGCGGCAACGGTGGTTTCCGACCCCGGCACGCCGACCTGTTCGCCACCGATCTGTCCACGGACGCGCTGATCAGGCTGATCGACAGATTCCTGATCTACTACATCCGCACCGCCGACCGGCTGCAACGCACCGCCGGCTGGATCGAGGCCATGGACGGCGGCCTCGACCACCTGCGCTCGGTGATCGTGGACGACTCGCTCGGGCTCTGCGAGGACCTCGACGCGGCGATGGCCCGGCACGTGTCGTCGTACTCCGACGAGTGGCGCGACGTCCTGGACGACCCGGACCGGCTGCGCCGCTACACCTCCTTCGTCAACGCCCCCGACGTACCCGACCCGTCGATCACCTTCACCCGGGAACGCGGCCAGCCAGTGCCCGTACGCGACCAGTCCCCGACCGGATCCGAGCCGACAAACGGTCACCGTCGGCAACCGGTCACCCTCGGCCTACCGGAGGTACGGCGATGA
- the nirD gene encoding nitrite reductase small subunit NirD, producing MTQTLTLTWTTVCLLDRLEPDRGVAALVDGVQIALFRTVDGLFAIDNRDPVSGAYVLSRGIVGSRGGVPTVASPLHKQVYDLRSGHCLDLPGVAVARHDARCRNGLVEVRLRQEG from the coding sequence ATGACCCAGACCCTCACGCTGACCTGGACCACCGTCTGCCTCCTCGACCGGTTGGAACCGGACCGGGGAGTCGCCGCCCTGGTCGACGGGGTGCAGATCGCACTCTTCCGGACGGTCGACGGGCTGTTCGCGATCGACAACCGCGATCCGGTCTCCGGGGCGTACGTGCTGTCCCGGGGCATCGTCGGCAGCCGCGGCGGAGTGCCGACGGTCGCCTCACCGCTGCACAAGCAGGTGTACGACCTGCGCAGCGGGCACTGCCTCGACCTGCCCGGGGTGGCAGTGGCCCGACACGACGCACGTTGCCGCAACGGGCTGGTCGAGGTGCGGCTGCGACAGGAGGGTTGA
- a CDS encoding uroporphyrinogen-III synthase, translated as MREELAGFTIGVTADRRRDELAALLERRGARVVLAPALRIVPLSDDTELREATRACLDQPPDILMANTGIGMRGWLEAAEGWGLAEPLRSVLASSYVVARGPKARGAIRAAGLHDQWSPASESCDEVVDHLRRRGVAGQVIAMQLHGERQPECTLALEAAGATVIEVPVYRWAPPTDPAPLHRLIDLIAGRLVDAVTFTSAPAAEALLRAAGDRTDAVLSALRSDVLASCVGAVTAEPLLRRGVPVSAPGRARLGALVRTIVDELPRRTVTFKAGGHLLTLRGHAAVIDGELRPLAPAPMAVLRALAQSPGRVLSRTALLRTLPRGADEHAVEMAVARLRAGLRAPRVVQTVVKRGYRLRVD; from the coding sequence ATGCGGGAAGAACTGGCGGGCTTCACCATCGGGGTGACCGCCGACCGGCGGCGCGACGAGTTGGCCGCGCTGCTCGAACGACGGGGTGCGCGGGTGGTGCTCGCCCCGGCGCTGCGGATCGTGCCGCTGTCCGACGACACCGAGCTGCGCGAGGCGACCCGCGCCTGCCTCGACCAACCGCCGGACATCCTGATGGCCAACACCGGCATCGGCATGCGCGGCTGGCTGGAGGCGGCCGAGGGCTGGGGGCTGGCCGAGCCGCTGCGCTCCGTGCTGGCCAGCTCGTACGTGGTGGCGCGCGGGCCGAAGGCGCGCGGCGCGATCCGGGCGGCCGGGCTGCACGACCAGTGGTCGCCCGCCTCGGAGAGCTGCGACGAGGTGGTCGACCACCTGCGCCGGCGTGGGGTGGCCGGGCAGGTGATCGCCATGCAGCTGCACGGCGAGCGGCAGCCCGAGTGCACGCTCGCGCTGGAGGCGGCCGGGGCCACGGTCATCGAGGTGCCGGTCTACCGCTGGGCGCCGCCGACCGACCCGGCGCCGCTGCACCGGTTGATCGACCTGATCGCCGGCCGGCTGGTGGACGCTGTGACGTTCACCTCGGCGCCAGCGGCCGAGGCGTTGCTGCGGGCCGCCGGTGACCGCACCGACGCGGTGCTGTCCGCGTTGCGCAGCGACGTGTTGGCCAGTTGCGTCGGCGCGGTGACCGCCGAGCCGTTGCTGCGACGCGGGGTGCCGGTGAGCGCGCCCGGCCGGGCCCGGTTGGGGGCGCTGGTGCGGACCATCGTCGACGAACTGCCCCGCCGGACCGTGACGTTCAAGGCCGGTGGGCATCTGCTCACGTTGCGCGGGCACGCCGCGGTGATCGACGGTGAGCTGCGGCCACTCGCGCCCGCGCCGATGGCGGTGCTGCGGGCGCTGGCCCAGTCCCCGGGCCGGGTGCTGTCCCGCACGGCGTTGCTGCGGACACTGCCCCGGGGCGCGGACGAGCACGCAGTGGAGATGGCAGTGGCCCGGCTACGGGCCGGCTTGCGCGCGCCCCGCGTGGTGCAGACCGTGGTGAAGCGCGGCTACCGGCTCCGGGTCGACTGA
- a CDS encoding GTP-binding protein, translated as MDFAGYDPAGGRPGRGIVSAKIVVAGGFGVGKTTLVGAISEITPLTTEALMTAAGVGIDDPSKVPGKETTTVAMDFGRITMAQDLILYLFGTPGQTRFWFMWDEIIRGAVGAAVLVDTRRITDAFAPLDYFENRNLPYVVALNKFDGAPQYEPEEVREALAISPQVPLVMTDARQRDSVKQVLVTVVEHAMLRLQSEHGRGFPTPVG; from the coding sequence GTGGACTTCGCAGGCTATGACCCCGCAGGGGGGCGGCCGGGCCGGGGAATCGTATCCGCGAAGATCGTCGTCGCGGGCGGCTTCGGCGTCGGTAAGACGACACTGGTCGGGGCGATCTCCGAGATCACACCGCTGACCACCGAGGCGTTGATGACCGCGGCGGGTGTCGGCATCGACGATCCGTCCAAGGTGCCGGGCAAGGAGACCACCACGGTCGCCATGGACTTCGGCCGGATCACCATGGCCCAGGACCTGATCCTGTACCTCTTCGGTACACCGGGTCAGACGCGGTTCTGGTTCATGTGGGACGAGATCATCCGTGGGGCGGTGGGTGCCGCCGTGCTGGTGGACACCCGCCGGATCACCGACGCGTTCGCCCCGCTGGACTACTTCGAGAACCGCAACCTGCCGTACGTGGTGGCGCTGAACAAGTTCGACGGCGCACCGCAGTACGAGCCGGAGGAGGTCCGCGAGGCGCTGGCCATCTCGCCGCAGGTGCCGCTGGTGATGACCGACGCCCGGCAGCGGGACTCGGTCAAGCAGGTGCTGGTGACTGTTGTCGAGCACGCCATGCTCCGGCTCCAGTCCGAGCACGGGCGGGGCTTCCCGACGCCGGTCGGCTGA
- a CDS encoding DUF742 domain-containing protein, with product MDQRRADPRGALVRPYAVTRGRTEPRQDIALEAVLTASPTQVAESRFAGHDKHRIATVCEGRAQSLAEIAAYTRMPLGVARVLVADMVAESLLTLHTAAPAEGFEERMELLGRVLSGLRRL from the coding sequence ATGGACCAACGACGCGCTGACCCGCGCGGCGCACTGGTACGTCCGTACGCGGTCACCCGTGGTCGTACCGAGCCCCGGCAGGACATCGCCCTCGAGGCCGTCCTCACCGCCTCTCCCACCCAGGTCGCCGAGTCCCGCTTCGCCGGGCATGACAAACACCGCATCGCCACGGTCTGTGAGGGCCGAGCACAGTCGCTGGCGGAGATCGCCGCGTATACCCGGATGCCGCTGGGCGTCGCCCGGGTGTTGGTCGCCGACATGGTGGCCGAGAGCCTGCTGACGTTACACACTGCTGCTCCCGCCGAGGGGTTCGAGGAGCGGATGGAACTGCTTGGAAGGGTGCTAAGTGGACTTCGCAGGCTATGA
- a CDS encoding roadblock/LC7 domain-containing protein, with product MNRPAAMQDMGWLLTNFADSVAGIAHVVAVSADGLLLASSRDLPGDRADQLAAITSGVVSLTEGAARMFSAGGVLQTVIEMDSGYLFLMSISDGSSMAVLAARSCDVGQVGYEMALLVERVGAALVPLPRDAVRS from the coding sequence ATGAACAGGCCAGCTGCCATGCAGGACATGGGTTGGCTGCTCACCAACTTCGCCGACAGCGTGGCGGGCATCGCCCACGTGGTGGCGGTGTCCGCCGACGGGCTGCTGCTCGCGTCCTCCCGGGATCTGCCGGGGGACCGGGCCGACCAGCTCGCCGCGATCACCTCCGGGGTGGTGAGCCTGACCGAGGGCGCGGCCCGGATGTTCAGCGCGGGCGGGGTGTTGCAGACAGTCATCGAGATGGACAGCGGGTACCTCTTCCTGATGTCGATCAGCGACGGCTCCTCGATGGCCGTGCTGGCCGCGCGCAGCTGCGACGTGGGCCAGGTGGGCTACGAGATGGCGCTGCTGGTCGAGCGGGTGGGTGCCGCGCTGGTGCCGCTGCCGCGCGACGCGGTGCGCTCTTAG